The following are encoded in a window of Carya illinoinensis cultivar Pawnee chromosome 15, C.illinoinensisPawnee_v1, whole genome shotgun sequence genomic DNA:
- the LOC122296892 gene encoding uncharacterized protein LOC122296892: MRAFLKSVDERVWVSITNGWTEPEVLVDGVRTPKSVENYSRDEISECGWNSKGLNAIFMAISQEEFKRISMCQNCKEAWDILEITHEGNKDRNSEKHTRTNRDKGQSSVQCHECHGFGHIRLECLNYKKAKERAKIASLSESESESSDSLRNSSPKRNLNYMAFTVSVDSKSQHSENVSDDESKSGNESEYEDELQEVENEELQGKLTEAIVLADQFKMKKVFLEDELKTHESEITLLKEKLKSFSSGKQKLDEILSFGKSPSDKSGLGYDAVNSKTATTSKVSHKKEKKTVFVCESAVNGKTNPSDKGKKSSHVQMGVRSHVKPKTRNARPICHHCGKIGHVVTECFKLKRYIGYEHAPFQSKSMHPPNMDKRLITAPKYTSSFRRQRDSKENYVCHNCGRAGHIRPNCYELRKNHMKNGDRQPRRGHLNLWSQVMALTRQNEMLNVKLDQLLTTKKGGSPKVRKMWVRTGERNTCHVAHIALKTRDTYVWYLDSGCSRHMSGDRSLFKTIEEYKCGTITFGDGGKADIIGKCEIDIPGLPVLREVLFVDGLKTNLLSISQMCDNGAEVCFSREKCIVSDNDGNCMMQGTRTSDNCYGITPNFQYSCNSAKSEATDLWHQRLGHVNHKNLSKIAKKDMVIGLPELGKVETPVCGSCQLGKQVRIAHKKTTAILTEQPLDLLHIDLMGPSRTESLGGKRYILVMVEDFTRYSWVEFLREKAEAPNVIKILCKKLQNEQGKVIVRIRSDHGREFDNSNLESFCDEEGISQEFSAPITPQQNGVVERKNRVI, from the exons ATGAGAGCATTCTTGAaatctgtggatgaacgagtatGGGTTTCCATCACAAATGGTTGGACAGAACCAGAGGTTCTTGTTGACGGAGTACGAACTCCCAAAAGTGtagaaaattactctagggatgaaatAAGTGAGTGcggttggaatagcaaagggcTTAATGCGATCTTTATGGCTATATCCCAGGAAGAATTCAAACGGATATCAATGTGTCAAAATTGTAAGGAAGCTTGGGATATTCTTGagattacccatgaag GGAACAAGGATAGAAACTCTGAGAAGCACACTAGAACAAATAGAGATAAGGGTCAGTCCAGTGTGCAGTGTCATGAATGCCATGGTTTTGGACATATTCGCCTGGAATGTCTAAACtacaaaaaggcaaaagaaagagcAAAGATTGCATCCCTAAGTGAGAGTGAATCAGAGTCAAGTGATTCATTAAGGAACTCTTCCCcaaaaagaaatctgaattacATGGCATTCACTGTCTCGGTAGATAGCAAGAGTCAACACAGTGAAAATGTGTCGGATGATGAGAGCAAGTCTGGAAATGAATCTgaatatgaagatgagctgCAAGAAGT agaaaatgaagagctTCAAGGCAAATTAACTGAGGCCATTGTTCTAGCTGATCAGTTTAAAATGAAGAAGGTGTTTTTAGAAGATGAGTTAAaaactcatgaaagtgaaataaCCTTGCTGAAAGAAAAGCTAAAATCTTTCTCCAGCGggaaacaaaagttggatgaaatcCTAAGTTTTGGAAAGTCCCCTAGTGACAAGAGTGGACTAGGATATGATGCAGTAAACTCTAAAACTGCAACCACCTCAAAGGTTTCCcacaaaaaggagaagaagactGTGTTTGTGTGTGAATCAGCAGTCAATGGAAAGACTAACCCATCTGACAAGGGCAAGAAATCATCTCATGTCCAAATGGGTGTTCGGTCTCATGTGAAACCAAAAACTAGAAATGCAAGACCCATCTGTCATCACTGTGGAAAAATAGGTCATGTTGTAACGGAGTGTTTTAAGCTGAAAAGATACATCGGGTATGAACATGCACCTTTTCAAAGCAAAAGTATGCATCCTCCAAACATGGATAAACGTCTCATAACTGCTCCTAAGTATACCTCTTCATTCAGGAGACAAAGAGATAGCAAAGAAAACTATGTGTGTCATAATTGTGGTAGGGCTGGCCACATCCGACCAAATTGCTATGAGCTTAGAAAGAatcacatgaaaaatggagatagacAACCAAGAAGAGGACATCTGAATCTTTGGAGTCAAGTCATGGCCTTAACCAGGCAGAATGAGATGCTGAATGTCAAGTTAGACCAACTGTTAACTACCAAAAAGGGTGGTTCTCCAAAAGTTAGAAAGATGTGGGTCAGAACTGGAGAAAGAAACACATGTCATGTGGCACACATTGCTCTAAAGACTAGAGACACATATGTGTGGTACCTTGACAGCGGATGCTCACGTCACATGTCAGGTGATAGAAGTTTGTTTAAAACTATTGAGGAATACAAGTGTGGAACAATAACTTTTGGAGATGGTGGAAAAGCTGATATAATTGgaaaatgtgaaattgatatACCTGGACTACCCGTCTTGAGGGAAGTACTGTTTGTTGATGGATTAAAAACAAATCTCCTCAGCATAAGTCAAATGTGTGACAATGGTGCTGAGGTTtgcttttcaagagaaaaatgcATTGTTTCAGACAATGATGGAAACTGCATGATGCAGGGAACGAGGACATCTGACAATTGTTATGGCATCACTCCTAATTTTCAATATAGTTGCAACAGTGCTAAGAGTGAGGCAACAGACCTGTGGCACCAAAGACTTGGACATGTGAATCATAAAAATCTGTCCAAGATTGCCAAGAAAGATATGGTGATAGGGTTGCCTGAGCTAGGTAAAGTGGAGACTCCTGTGTGTGGGTCATGTCAATTGGGAAAACAAGTCAGAATAGCTCACAAGAAAACTACGGCTATCCTAACTGAACAACCTTTGGATTTATTGCACATAGATCTTATGGGACCCTCTAGAACTGAAAGCTTGGGGGGAAAGAGATACATACTGGTAATGGTGGAAGACTTCACCAGATATTCATGGGTTGAATTTTTGAGAGAGAAAGCTGAAGCTCCTAAtgtgattaaaatcttgtgcaa